One part of the Dioscorea cayenensis subsp. rotundata cultivar TDr96_F1 chromosome 2, TDr96_F1_v2_PseudoChromosome.rev07_lg8_w22 25.fasta, whole genome shotgun sequence genome encodes these proteins:
- the LOC120273546 gene encoding paraneoplastic antigen Ma6E-like gives MTETFYEPGSQCGCPPRSAIPCQLVSQCGCPPRFLTSHLKKGADHFSMLEGRKWARWLESRVGRDGEGGAVTEEEGIGEGGAGPEKGGSGNDGSGAEGEIGGDGSVGPKGEGNGNDGSGVEGQAGGDGGAGGKEGWSGDDGSGAEGEADGYDKMGPGAETGGDGTADADREVGGACSAGAEKEGRGDGDVGPEDEFGEDGVDFVLTLPFRAIF, from the exons ATGACGGAGACATTTTACGAACCGGGGAGTCAGTGTGGATGTCCTCCGCGTTCGGCAATTCCTTGCCAGTTGGTGAGTCAGTGTGGATGTCCTCCACGTTTCCTAACTTCTCACCTGAAGAAGGGGGCAGATCATTTCTCAATGCT AGAAGGAAGAAAATGGGCAAGATGGCTCGAGTCCAGAGTGGGAAGGGACGGGGAAGGTGGCGCGGTTACAGAGGAGGAGGGGATAGGGGAAGGTGGCGCGGGTCCGGAGAAAGGAGGGAGTGGGAATGACGGATCGGGTGCGGAGGGGGAAATAGGTGGGGATGGTAGCGTGGGTCCGAAGGGGGAAGGGAATGGAAATGACGGATCGGGTGTGGAGGGGCAAGCAGGTGGGGATGGCGGTGCGGGTGGAAAGGAGGGATGGAGTGGGGATGACGGATCGGGTGCAGAGGGGGAAGCTGATGGGTATGATAAGATGGGTCCGGGGGCGGAAACAGGTGGGGATGGTACTGCGGATGCCGATAGGGAAGTGGGTGGGGCTTGTTCAGCGGGTGCAGAGAAGGAAGGGCGTGGGGATGGTGATGTGGGTCCGGAAGATGAATTCGGTGAAGATGGAGTTGATTTTGTCTTGACTTTGCCCTTTCGAGCAATTTTTTGA
- the LOC120273555 gene encoding uncharacterized protein LOC120273555 — translation MWYAKKVLVTNPSSFAIVENDSGWFKRVFFAFKACVIGFKTGCRSLLYLDETHLLGKYGGTLLGATGKDRNDGFFHVPFAIVDNVTDGNWTWFLSKLGDTIYDDDEYVKLIKFISDRSKGLINAVSRDNYMFKGERWGEMYSNMAESFNAWIKEARHLFVTNMVDLIRFKMMGMLCHQREQSRRWERRLCPVIHRKIEELVEEPHNLLVGRSDGDHFEVVDLKNYYISLNGRTCSYRRWRVYGIPCKHACTAIL, via the exons atgTGGTACGCAAAGAAGGTGTTAGTGACAAACCCTAGTAGCTTTGCTATCGTAGAGAATGACAGTGGCTGGTTCAAACGTGTGTTTTTTGCCTTCAAAGCATGTGTCATTGGTTTCAAGACAGGATGTAGGTCATTGTTGTACCTAGATGAAACTCACTTGCTCGGTAAATACGGGGGCACTTTGTTAGGTGCAACGGGAAAAGATAGGAATGATGGTTTCTTTCATGTGCCATTTGCAATTGTAGATAATGTAACGGATGGCAACTGGACGTGGTTTTTGTCAAAGCTTGGAGATACTATATACGATGATGACGAATATGTAAAACTTATTAAATTCATATCTgataggtccaagggccttatCAATGCTGTCTCGAGG GACAACTACATGTTCAAAGGTGAGAGATGGGGGGAGATGTACTCAAACATGGCGGAGTCATTTAATGCATGGATAAAAGAGGCACGCCACCTCTTTGTCACAAACATGGTAGACTTGATAAG GTTTAAGATGATGGGCATGTTGTGTCATCAACGTGAACAATCTCGAAGATGGGAGAGACGTCTATGTCCTGTCATACATAGAAAGATTGAGGAACTTGTTGAAGAGCCTCACAACCTATTGGTCGGCCGTTCCGATGGTGACCATTTTGAAGTGGTTGACCTAAAGAACTACTACATCAGTTTGAACGGTCGAACATGCTCATATCGTAGGTGGCGGGTATATGGCATTCCATGCAAACATGCATGTACAGCAATACTGTAG